GGTGATGATGTATGAAATGCTTACCCTCGAAATGCCCATTCTCCCTGAAGCCTCATCTTTTGGGGCATGGTATAAAGCCCATCATGATTTTCCGCCACGCCCTTTTGAATCTCATCTCAAAATTCCCAAAGAATTAAAAGATGTCATTATGAAGTGTATGGAAAAATCACGGGATAATCGCCCTCAAACTGTGGCGGAAATTCTGCGAGTCATTGAAAAATTAGAAAAAGAATCTCAACCTAACTACAACAATCAGGCTACCAGCTATAGCAGTCAACAAACGGTGGTAGCTAATGGCAGAGATACCGATCAAACCGAGTTTGCCAAAACTACTCATAATCGTACGACTATTTCTAAAAGCCTAACTTGGCCCAAAAATAAACCTATCCAAAAAATTGTTTTTCCGAAAGTCGTTACCACTAGCACCAAAAATTTTCCTAGCTTGTGGGTAATGTTGGAGAAAAAAGATATTCTCAATCGCATGACGAGTATTCGTTATAATCAATTTCTTTATCTTAATTCTCCCCATCCCATGATTCTGTGGATTACGGTGATTTATAATCCTACTTACGGCGCGCGCTGGTTGCCTTGTTATCTCGATTTAAAAACGGAAACCGGGCGCCAAGTAACTAATTCTTTGGCAGAATCGGGCAACTATAAAATTCTCTTTTTTGCCCTCGAAGAACCTGAAAAGTGCCAACATAGTATGATTTCTACCATTGCCTCAAATCAGTGTCGGATTATGATCGATTGGTTAAGTACCAGTGCTAAACTTCCTAATAGTAACAACTCTAAAGACAGTAAAAAAAGGTTACGAGATGAGTTTGAAAAGCTCAAACCTCGAATTTTAGGTAAACTTAAAGAAAGCTATAAATAAATAATGGACAATGAATAATGGATAGTAAATAATTAGGGTTTGCTTAATAAATCAAAACCCTTTTCAAATAAAGGTTTTAAGCATAGCTGTAAAGGTGTCGGGTATCAGGTGTTAGGTATTAGGTTTGAAAATTACCCCTGAAACCTGCAACCTGAAGCCTGAAACCTAGTCATCTTTTAACCTTTGCCCGTTGCCCGTTGCCCTTTTCCCTTTTCCCTTCACCTCACCATTGCATTTTTTCCGCAGACTCTATTTAAAAGTAATGCCTCATGACGACTATTTTAGTTATTGACGATGATATTGCTATTAGAAACTATCTTCAAGACGTTTTGACTACAGTAGATTTTAACGTAGTGACAGCAGAAAACGCTGAAGAGGGGTTAAATATTATTCGTTATCATCGCCCTGATTTAATTCTTTGTGATGTAGCAATGCCAGAAATGACAGGTTATGATTTACTAGAATATTTACAGGATGAAATTGACCTAACTTACATTCCTTTTATCTTTTTAACTGGTAATTCTGATCCCCAAGAAATGCGCCGAGGTATGGAGATGGGCGCTGATGATTACCTATTTAAGCCTTTTAGTGTTGAATATTTACTTAAAGCTATCAATACTCGCTTAGAAAAAAGTTTAAAACTAAAGCAAAAATCTACTGAAACTCTCAAACAACTACGTCAAAGCATTAGTTTAGCCCTTCCCCACGAAGTCAACACCCCTTTGAATGGTATTGGTGCTAGTGCGCAATTACTAAAAGACTATCATGATAGTTTGAGTCAAGAAGACATTGCCGAAATTGCTGGGGTTATTTTAGAAAGCACTCAAAGATTAACTCGCTTAGTACAAAATTTCTTACTTTACGCTGAATTAGAATTAATTAGTAATGATGATGAAAAAATGCAAGTCTTACTGCAAGGTGAAAATGAATGTAGCTTGTTGAATTTAGTTCAACCTCTTGCTGTGGATATTGCATCCAAATACCAGCGCCCTTCAGACTTACAATTAAACTGTCGTGATGTTACCGTGAGAATGTCAGAAACTAACCTACAAAAAGCGTTAATGGAATTAATAGATAATGCTTTTAAATACTCCCAAGCAAAACAAAAAGTAAAAATTAATACTGACACCAGCAACTCAGTAGTCAAACTAATCATCTTCAATGAAGGAAAAGGAATGACACCAGCAGAAATCGAAAAAATAGGAGCTTATATGCAATTTCAGCGAAAAAAATATGAGCAACAAGGCTCAGGATTAGGTTTTTCCATTGCCCGTAAATTGCTGGAAATTCACGGCGGAAAAGTAACAATTAATAGTCTTGAAAGAAAATATACCCAAGTAGAAATACTTTTACCAACCGTAAACTATAAGTCATAGTAATAGAGGACGCAAGAAATCTACTACTACGCTGGTTTCTGGGTAGGAAGCCTACACCATAATCTTTGATTTGGTGTATGGTAGTTCACTTTAAAAAACTTAACATTGACAGACCATCAAGACATAACCAAGTAATAGTACCATAAGAATTAGTGCGATTACCAATTCTCAACCAAGCCCATAGAGATTTACTGGTCATCTCAAAAGCCAAGCCGACTAAAAATTAAGCAGATTCCATGAGCAATCCTAATTCTGTCGTTACAGATTTACTCAAAGTATTTCCGCAGTGGCGAACTCAAATCTATTTTAAATCTTCTCTAACAGCCTTATCCCACGCCATGGAAGATCAGGTTTTAGCCAACACCGAAGAAGCCCTAATTATTGCCTGTTTCCAACAAGAAAAATTTTATCGCCAAGAAGCGCACCGCTACCGCCGTATCGGCAGAATATCGCCCCATGTTTATGTTTTAGCAGCGCCCGAAACCGAATTTAGTAACGTTTCCGATGTGTACGAAAAAGTGGCTTTTACCCCCGAAGATGCCCTCAGTAAAGAGTGGCATTTAGTGGTTATTGCCGAAAATTACGCCAACTGCTTAATTTGTCGAGAAAAAACCCACCTTCCCAAAAGTGAATCTGCGGAATTTTCCATGGATAACAGTCGCCGTTTTGAAGGTATTTGGACATTTGATCGAGATGTCACCATCGAATCCGCCTCTATCTTATTACAGCGCATCGCTGAATATCGACCAGAATTAGCAACAAAAACTAATGAGGCTTTAAAAAAATATTGTCAAAAACCATCTCCTAAAAAAGGCAAATCCCAAAAGACTAAGGAATTTGAATCCCCTAATATTAACCCCGATCCTTTCGTACAGCGTCTGATCACCTATTTACAATCAGGACAGTACAAACTTATTAAAGCTAACCGTTTTCTTAGCAGTAAAGAGAAAAAAGAACGACTCCTTAATTCCGTCATTGACTCCATACGGCGCTCTCTCAATCCCGAAGAAATTATGCAAGTAGCCGTAGAAAAGTTGGGAGAAGGTTTAGGAGTTTGTCGTTGTGTGATTTATCGTTGCCAAGAAAGTGATCATAGTGCCGAAATTAATCACGAATTTTTAAATGACGGCATTACTTCCATCAAAGGGCAAATGTGGCCTCTGAGAAATAATCCTTTATTTAAGGAAGTATCAACCCTAGGAGAATCTATCAGTATTGATGATGTTAAACTTGACCAGCGCCCTTCTCGTAGCAAAACTTTGCAAAATTTAATTAAAACCTGTTCGATCACTTCTTGGTTAGTGGTGCCAATTCTCTATCAGGGTAAACTATTGGGCATGATGGAGTTACATCACTGTGAAGATAAACCCATTAACTGGAAAAGTGAAGATATTTCCCTCGTGAATGCCATCGCCACTCAAGTGGCTGTAGCCTTGATTCAAGCAGAATCTTACACCAATTTAGAGGACTTAAATGAACAATTAGAGGCGCTAGATCGCACTCGCTCTAATTTAGTGGCGATCACCGGTCATGAATTGCGCACTCCCCTTTCTACCATTCAAATCTGCTTAGAAAGTTTAGCCCATGAATCTGATATGCCAGAAGATTTAAGGAATATCATGTTAGATACTGCCCTCAAAGATGCGGAAAGAATGCGCAAATTAGTGCAAGATTTTATCACCCTTTCCCAACTAGAAAGCGGTAGAGTGGAATGGAATCCCGAACCATTATCCCTTGAAGAATGTATCGAATTATCTTTGTCTCATATTCGCTCCCGTCAAAGCGAGGGGAAAACTCCACTAATTAGTAATCTTGTACCAAGACAGATGCCTTTAGTACAAGGGGATGGAGAATGGTTGGTAGAGGTGTTAAGTAAACTGTTAGATAATGCCTGTAAATTTACCAATGGTGACGGTAAAATAACCATCAGTGTTGCCAATCAAACCGCTCAAAGCCTCAAAGTGACAGTATCGGATAATGGGCGAGGTATTGAACCAGAGCGCCTTGATCAAGTATTCGACCGTTTTTATCAAGAGGAAGGGGCGCTGAGGCGCTCTGCTGGTGGTACAGGTTTAGGTTTGGCAATTTGTCGGCAAATTGTGAATAATTGGGGTGGTAAAATTTGGGCAGAATCTTTAGGGAAAAATCAAGGTTGTGATTTTCATTTTACAATCCCTATTTTTGATGAAGAAACATGATTAATTAACAATTGTTAATGGATAATGGACAATGGACAATGGACAATTGATAATTAATTATTCACCTACCTATTAATTCATAATTCATAATTCATAATTCATAATTTCCTTTATGCCCTACGAAGAATTAAAAATACAAACTCCAAATCCTGTTTTATCTTGGGCTAGTCATGAGTTAGGTTGGCATGAAACCCAGATGGCTAAAAATGTCGCTTCTTTGCCTTTTGTTTACAAACACGTTGCCCTCATGCCAGATGTCCATTTGGGGAAAGGGGCGCTGGTGGGCTCAGTTATCGCTACGAAAGACGCTATCATCCCGGCAGCGGTGGGAGTTGATATTGGTTGTTTTACGGAAGATACTTTAATTCCATTGGTGGATGGTAAATCTTATCCTCTCGGAGAGTTAGCTAAAAAAGGTAGTCCTATTCATGTTTATTCTTGTACACCTAGTGGCAAAATAGTCGCCACGAAAGCGTTAGCTCGATTAACTCGCACTCAAGCGCCCCTCGTCAAGGTTGTTCTTGATAACGGTGAAGAAATTAAATGTACTCCAGATCACTCATTTATGTTGAGAAATGGGGAATATCAAGAAGCTCAAAATTTATTACCGAATACTTCTTTGATGCCGTTTTACTCTAAAGTTGATTGGGATGGATATACTTTAATTCAACAAAATTACTCAGGGCGATGGCAAAAAGCTCATTGGATAGTAGCACGATCTGGACTTTTAGGGG
This genomic stretch from Cyanobacterium sp. T60_A2020_053 harbors:
- a CDS encoding response regulator, which gives rise to MTTILVIDDDIAIRNYLQDVLTTVDFNVVTAENAEEGLNIIRYHRPDLILCDVAMPEMTGYDLLEYLQDEIDLTYIPFIFLTGNSDPQEMRRGMEMGADDYLFKPFSVEYLLKAINTRLEKSLKLKQKSTETLKQLRQSISLALPHEVNTPLNGIGASAQLLKDYHDSLSQEDIAEIAGVILESTQRLTRLVQNFLLYAELELISNDDEKMQVLLQGENECSLLNLVQPLAVDIASKYQRPSDLQLNCRDVTVRMSETNLQKALMELIDNAFKYSQAKQKVKINTDTSNSVVKLIIFNEGKGMTPAEIEKIGAYMQFQRKKYEQQGSGLGFSIARKLLEIHGGKVTINSLERKYTQVEILLPTVNYKS
- a CDS encoding GAF domain-containing protein, giving the protein MSNPNSVVTDLLKVFPQWRTQIYFKSSLTALSHAMEDQVLANTEEALIIACFQQEKFYRQEAHRYRRIGRISPHVYVLAAPETEFSNVSDVYEKVAFTPEDALSKEWHLVVIAENYANCLICREKTHLPKSESAEFSMDNSRRFEGIWTFDRDVTIESASILLQRIAEYRPELATKTNEALKKYCQKPSPKKGKSQKTKEFESPNINPDPFVQRLITYLQSGQYKLIKANRFLSSKEKKERLLNSVIDSIRRSLNPEEIMQVAVEKLGEGLGVCRCVIYRCQESDHSAEINHEFLNDGITSIKGQMWPLRNNPLFKEVSTLGESISIDDVKLDQRPSRSKTLQNLIKTCSITSWLVVPILYQGKLLGMMELHHCEDKPINWKSEDISLVNAIATQVAVALIQAESYTNLEDLNEQLEALDRTRSNLVAITGHELRTPLSTIQICLESLAHESDMPEDLRNIMLDTALKDAERMRKLVQDFITLSQLESGRVEWNPEPLSLEECIELSLSHIRSRQSEGKTPLISNLVPRQMPLVQGDGEWLVEVLSKLLDNACKFTNGDGKITISVANQTAQSLKVTVSDNGRGIEPERLDQVFDRFYQEEGALRRSAGGTGLGLAICRQIVNNWGGKIWAESLGKNQGCDFHFTIPIFDEET
- a CDS encoding serine/threonine protein kinase, translating into MSSGKRENRILAERYQLVELIGTGAMGQVYRAEDTLLGGVVVAVKFLAQTLLNDKMRHRFEREATISALLGEKSIHIIRVRDYGVDDNEVPYYVMEFLEGQSLSEVIKFQPLPLKRFLYLSRQMCVGMDAAHSGIMLKKELCQVVHRDIKPSNVLVMQDPTLGELVKILDFGIAKLVQANATQTHSFMGTLAYCSPEQMEGKELDNRSDIYSLGVMMYEMLTLEMPILPEASSFGAWYKAHHDFPPRPFESHLKIPKELKDVIMKCMEKSRDNRPQTVAEILRVIEKLEKESQPNYNNQATSYSSQQTVVANGRDTDQTEFAKTTHNRTTISKSLTWPKNKPIQKIVFPKVVTTSTKNFPSLWVMLEKKDILNRMTSIRYNQFLYLNSPHPMILWITVIYNPTYGARWLPCYLDLKTETGRQVTNSLAESGNYKILFFALEEPEKCQHSMISTIASNQCRIMIDWLSTSAKLPNSNNSKDSKKRLRDEFEKLKPRILGKLKESYK